A DNA window from Streptomyces sp. CA-278952 contains the following coding sequences:
- a CDS encoding SDR family NAD(P)-dependent oxidoreductase, translating to MLLSAYDLTGRAAFITGAASGIGRASALLLAEAGATVHCADRDGAGLRRTYELIAEAGGSARTHPLDVTDRDQVRAAVGAAGRLDVLVASAGIMHTSSVLETADEDLDRVLAVNFRGVLYACQEVARSMTARSAPGSLITMASGAVDSASAGLLCYSVAKAAVVQLTKTLATELGPHAIRVNAVAPGWIRTPMTDRHDASGQQRAEATMARISPLGRVGEPEDVAHTVLHLASDASAFMTGQILRPNGGVAMPW from the coding sequence ATGCTTCTCTCCGCGTACGACCTCACGGGCCGCGCCGCGTTCATCACCGGCGCGGCGAGCGGGATCGGGCGGGCGAGCGCCCTGCTGCTCGCGGAAGCCGGGGCGACGGTGCACTGTGCGGACCGTGACGGGGCGGGGCTGCGCCGGACGTACGAGCTGATCGCCGAAGCGGGTGGCAGCGCCCGGACCCACCCTCTCGACGTCACCGACCGCGACCAGGTCCGTGCGGCCGTCGGCGCGGCCGGGCGTCTCGACGTCCTGGTCGCCTCGGCCGGGATCATGCACACCAGCAGCGTGCTGGAGACGGCGGACGAGGACCTGGACCGCGTGCTGGCCGTCAATTTCCGAGGGGTGCTGTACGCCTGCCAGGAGGTGGCCCGCTCCATGACGGCCCGCTCCGCCCCCGGCTCGCTGATCACGATGGCGTCCGGCGCGGTGGACTCCGCGAGCGCGGGCCTGCTCTGCTACAGCGTCGCGAAGGCCGCCGTGGTGCAGCTCACCAAGACGCTCGCCACGGAGCTGGGGCCTCACGCCATACGGGTGAACGCCGTGGCACCCGGCTGGATCCGTACGCCCATGACCGACCGGCACGATGCCTCGGGTCAGCAGCGGGCGGAGGCGACGATGGCCCGGATCTCCCCGCTGGGCCGGGTCGGCGAACCGGAGGACGTCGCCCATACCGTGCTGCACCTGGCCTCGGACGCCTCGGCCTTCATGACCGGTCAGATTCTCCGGCCGAACGGCGGCGTCGCCATGCCTTGGTAG
- a CDS encoding CsbD family protein: MSDGAMDKMKGKGKEAVGKLTGDRRKEAEGKADQTKGGAKEAADGIGDRAKGVKDSLRRDDDK, translated from the coding sequence ATGAGTGACGGAGCCATGGACAAGATGAAGGGCAAGGGCAAGGAGGCTGTCGGCAAGCTGACCGGCGACCGCCGCAAGGAGGCCGAGGGCAAGGCCGATCAGACCAAGGGCGGGGCCAAGGAGGCGGCGGACGGAATCGGCGACCGCGCCAAGGGCGTGAAGGACTCCCTCCGCCGGGACGACGACAAGTAG
- the pgsA gene encoding CDP-diacylglycerol--glycerol-3-phosphate 3-phosphatidyltransferase — MTGVPASATGGTGAKPVRGGKLGTAAVNQASLWNIANILTMVRLLLVPGFVLLLFHDGGYDPVWRAFAWAAFAVAMITDLFDGHLARAYNLVTDFGKIADPIADKAIMGAALVSLSVLGDLPWWITGVILARELGITLMRFWVIRHAVIPASRGGKLKTLAQGTAAGMYVLVLTGPLATLRFWVMMVAVVLTVVTGLDYARQAVVLRRQGLAAERAAAVARAAEALQATVGTAADAGPAAGAVAGAKDVRGTAEARDAAEAER; from the coding sequence ATGACCGGAGTCCCGGCATCCGCGACAGGCGGCACCGGCGCGAAGCCGGTCCGCGGCGGCAAGCTGGGCACTGCGGCCGTCAACCAGGCCAGCCTGTGGAACATCGCCAACATCCTGACCATGGTGCGGCTGCTGCTCGTGCCCGGGTTCGTCCTGCTGCTGTTCCACGACGGCGGATACGACCCGGTCTGGCGCGCCTTCGCCTGGGCGGCCTTCGCCGTCGCGATGATCACCGACCTGTTCGACGGTCATCTGGCGCGGGCGTACAACCTGGTCACGGACTTCGGGAAGATCGCCGACCCGATCGCCGACAAAGCGATCATGGGCGCGGCGCTGGTCTCGCTGTCCGTCCTGGGTGATCTGCCGTGGTGGATCACCGGGGTGATCCTCGCCCGTGAGCTGGGCATCACGCTGATGCGGTTCTGGGTCATCCGGCACGCGGTGATCCCGGCCAGCCGAGGCGGCAAGCTGAAGACGCTCGCGCAGGGGACGGCGGCCGGGATGTACGTCCTGGTGCTCACCGGGCCCCTGGCCACCTTGCGCTTCTGGGTGATGATGGTCGCCGTCGTGCTGACGGTCGTCACCGGACTCGATTACGCACGTCAGGCCGTTGTCCTGCGTCGCCAGGGCCTGGCCGCCGAGCGCGCCGCCGCGGTCGCGCGGGCCGCGGAGGCCCTTCAGGCCACCGTCGGCACCGCTGCCGACGCCGGCCCGGCCGCCGGGGCCGTGGCCGGCGCGAAGGACGTCCGCGGTACTGCCGAGGCGCGCGACGCCGCGGAGGCCGAGCGGTGA
- the rimO gene encoding 30S ribosomal protein S12 methylthiotransferase RimO codes for MPERRTVALVTLGCARNEVDSEELAGRLAADGWDLVEDASDADVAVVNTCGFVEAAKKDSVDALLEANDLKDQGRTQAVVAVGCMAERYGKDLAEALPEADGVLGFDDYADISDRLQTILNGGIHASHTPRDRRKLLPISPAERQDAAVALPGHAQETPAPAPEDLPEGVAPVSGPRAPLRRRLGTSPVASVKLASGCDRRCSFCAIPSFRGSFISRRPSDVLQETRWLAEQGVKEVMLVSENNTSYGKDLGDIRLLETLLPELADVDGIERIRVSYLQPAEMRPGLIDVLTSTPKVAPYFDLSFQHSAPGVLRAMRRFGDTDRFLELLDTIRSKAPQAGARSNFIVGFPGESEADLAELERFLTGARLDAIGVFGYSDEEGTEAVGYENKLDADTIAERLAHISQLAEELTSQRAEERVGETLQVLVESVESEEDGEVAIGRAAHQAPETDGHVVFTTREGLVPGRMVEAKAVGTEGVDLVAEHHELAEVAR; via the coding sequence ATGCCCGAACGCCGTACCGTCGCCCTTGTCACTCTTGGCTGCGCCCGTAACGAGGTGGACTCGGAGGAGCTTGCAGGCCGCTTGGCAGCGGACGGCTGGGACCTCGTCGAGGATGCCTCCGACGCGGATGTCGCAGTCGTCAACACCTGTGGGTTCGTCGAAGCCGCCAAGAAGGACTCCGTCGACGCCCTGCTCGAAGCCAACGATCTTAAGGATCAAGGCCGCACCCAGGCCGTCGTCGCCGTCGGCTGCATGGCCGAGCGCTACGGCAAGGACCTCGCCGAGGCCCTGCCGGAGGCGGACGGTGTCCTCGGATTCGACGACTACGCCGACATCTCCGACCGGCTCCAGACCATCCTCAACGGCGGCATCCACGCCTCGCACACCCCGCGCGACCGCCGCAAGCTCCTGCCGATCAGCCCCGCCGAGCGGCAGGACGCCGCCGTGGCGCTGCCCGGCCACGCCCAGGAGACGCCCGCCCCCGCGCCCGAGGACCTCCCCGAAGGAGTCGCACCGGTCTCCGGGCCGCGGGCGCCGTTGCGCCGCAGGCTCGGCACCAGCCCCGTAGCCTCGGTGAAGCTCGCCTCCGGCTGCGACCGCCGCTGCTCCTTCTGCGCCATCCCCTCCTTCCGCGGCTCGTTCATCTCGCGGCGTCCCTCGGACGTGCTCCAGGAAACCCGCTGGCTGGCCGAACAGGGCGTCAAGGAGGTCATGCTCGTCTCCGAGAACAACACCTCCTACGGCAAGGACCTCGGCGACATCCGCCTCCTGGAGACCCTGCTGCCCGAGCTGGCCGACGTGGACGGCATCGAGCGGATCCGGGTCAGCTATCTCCAGCCCGCCGAGATGCGCCCGGGCCTCATCGACGTCCTCACCTCGACGCCGAAGGTCGCCCCGTACTTCGACCTCTCCTTCCAGCACTCCGCCCCCGGCGTGCTGCGCGCGATGCGCCGCTTCGGCGACACCGACCGCTTCCTGGAGCTCCTGGACACCATCCGGAGCAAGGCCCCCCAGGCCGGCGCCCGCTCCAACTTCATCGTCGGTTTCCCCGGCGAGAGCGAGGCGGACCTCGCCGAGCTGGAACGCTTCCTCACCGGTGCCCGCCTCGACGCGATCGGCGTCTTCGGGTACTCGGACGAGGAGGGCACCGAGGCGGTCGGCTATGAGAACAAGCTCGACGCCGACACCATCGCGGAGCGCCTCGCCCACATCTCCCAGCTGGCCGAGGAGCTGACCTCGCAGCGGGCCGAGGAGCGCGTCGGCGAGACCCTCCAGGTGCTGGTGGAGTCCGTGGAGTCGGAGGAGGACGGCGAGGTCGCGATCGGGCGCGCGGCGCACCAGGCCCCCGAAACCGATGGCCACGTGGTCTTCACCACACGCGAGGGACTCGTGCCGGGCCGTATGGTCGAGGCAAAGGCAGTGGGCACCGAGGGCGTCGACCTGGTGGCGGAACACCATGAGCTTGCGGAGGTAGCCAGATGA
- a CDS encoding CinA family protein, with the protein MTAAARVLRLLGARGETLAVAESLTGGLVAAELTSVPGASRSFRGSVTAYATPLKRDVLGVDGGLLAERGAVDPAVALQMAAGVRRVLDADWGVSTTGVAGPEPQDGQPVGTVYVAVAGPSGIEKVRALRLNGERADIRSESVRGALELLAGELGENARAQDTEQNGGN; encoded by the coding sequence GTGACAGCCGCTGCCCGGGTGCTCCGGCTCCTCGGAGCGCGGGGCGAGACGCTCGCCGTCGCCGAATCGCTGACGGGCGGCCTGGTCGCCGCCGAGCTGACCTCCGTACCCGGCGCCTCCCGGTCCTTCCGCGGATCGGTGACGGCTTACGCCACCCCCCTGAAGCGGGACGTCCTGGGCGTCGACGGGGGTCTGCTGGCGGAACGCGGAGCCGTGGACCCCGCGGTCGCGCTGCAGATGGCGGCCGGTGTGCGCCGGGTCCTCGACGCGGACTGGGGCGTCTCCACCACGGGAGTCGCGGGACCGGAACCACAGGACGGGCAGCCGGTCGGCACGGTCTACGTCGCCGTGGCCGGACCCTCCGGCATCGAGAAAGTGAGGGCTCTGCGGTTGAATGGTGAGAGGGCGGATATCCGTAGTGAGAGTGTGCGGGGCGCCCTCGAACTGCTCGCAGGCGAACTCGGTGAGAATGCGCGGGCACAGGATACGGAACAGAACGGGGGGAATTGA
- a CDS encoding Fpg/Nei family DNA glycosylase, whose product MPEGDTVLQTATRLHEALAGQVLTRSDLRVPRFATADLSGRTVLDVTARGKHLLTRVEGGLTLHSHLRMDGAWRVYAPDERWRGGPGHQIRAILANAEHTAVGYRLPVLELLRTSEEDRAVGHLGPDLLGPDWDPGLALDRLLAAPERPLGEALLDQRNLAGIGNVYKCELCFLARVTPWLPVGALPDGALLRLVTLAERLLHANRERPTRTTTITSELRTPPGPPSLPTTAPPPNAPPTAPTPAPARPRARPPVRVQERLYVYGRARRPCLRCGTPIRLTDQDDRPTYWCPSCQSGPTP is encoded by the coding sequence ATGCCCGAAGGAGACACCGTCCTCCAGACCGCCACCCGGCTCCACGAAGCGCTGGCCGGGCAGGTGCTGACCCGGTCCGACCTGCGCGTCCCCCGTTTCGCCACCGCCGACCTCTCCGGCCGGACGGTCCTGGACGTCACCGCCCGCGGCAAGCACCTGCTGACCCGCGTCGAGGGCGGCCTGACCCTGCACAGCCACCTCCGGATGGACGGCGCCTGGCGGGTGTACGCCCCGGACGAACGCTGGCGCGGCGGCCCGGGGCACCAGATCCGCGCGATCCTCGCCAACGCGGAGCACACCGCGGTCGGCTACCGGCTACCGGTGCTGGAGCTGCTGCGCACCAGCGAGGAGGACCGGGCCGTGGGCCATCTGGGCCCTGATCTGCTGGGCCCCGACTGGGATCCCGGCCTGGCCCTGGACCGGCTGCTCGCCGCGCCGGAGCGCCCCCTGGGCGAGGCACTCCTGGACCAGCGCAATCTGGCCGGCATCGGCAACGTCTACAAGTGCGAGCTGTGCTTCCTGGCCCGCGTCACGCCTTGGCTCCCCGTGGGCGCCCTCCCCGACGGCGCGCTCCTCCGGCTCGTCACGCTCGCCGAGCGACTGCTGCACGCCAACCGCGAGCGCCCCACCCGCACCACGACGATCACCTCCGAACTCCGCACGCCACCGGGCCCGCCGAGCCTGCCCACCACAGCACCCCCACCGAACGCCCCGCCCACCGCACCGACCCCGGCCCCCGCCCGCCCACGCGCCCGGCCACCCGTCCGCGTACAGGAGCGGCTGTACGTCTACGGGCGGGCCCGTCGCCCCTGTCTGCGCTGCGGAACTCCGATCCGTCTCACCGACCAGGACGACCGCCCCACCTACTGGTGTCCCAGTTGCCAATCAGGACCGACCCCGTAG
- a CDS encoding Dps family protein, with the protein MSVVKSTLSESDLKVVGTALQGALVDLVDLSLVAKQVHWNVVGPRFRSVHLQLDDVVVTARQHSDTVAERASAVGVNPDGRSGTVSKETAIASVPEGWIKDADAVRILVDALGVVIGRMRERIEATDAPDPITQDLLIGLTAELEKHAWMFQAESA; encoded by the coding sequence ATGTCTGTGGTCAAGAGCACGTTGTCCGAGAGCGACCTCAAGGTCGTGGGAACGGCGCTGCAGGGCGCTCTGGTCGACCTCGTCGACCTCTCCCTGGTGGCCAAGCAGGTCCATTGGAACGTAGTCGGTCCACGCTTCCGCTCCGTGCACCTCCAGCTCGACGACGTCGTCGTCACGGCCCGGCAGCACTCCGACACTGTCGCCGAGCGCGCCTCGGCGGTCGGGGTCAACCCGGACGGGCGCTCCGGCACGGTGTCCAAGGAGACCGCCATCGCATCCGTGCCCGAGGGCTGGATCAAGGACGCCGATGCCGTGCGGATCCTGGTGGACGCGCTGGGCGTGGTCATCGGCCGGATGCGGGAGCGCATCGAGGCGACCGACGCACCGGATCCGATCACCCAGGACCTGCTGATCGGGCTGACGGCGGAGCTCGAGAAGCACGCCTGGATGTTCCAGGCGGAGAGCGCCTGA
- a CDS encoding helix-turn-helix domain-containing protein: MILLRRLLGDVLRRQRQRQGRTLREVSSSARVSLGYLSEVERGQKEASSELLSAICDALDVRMSELMREVSDELSLAELAESAAASDPVPAPVRPMLNSVSVSSVAGVPSGRVTIKAPAEAVDVVAA; encoded by the coding sequence ATGATTCTGCTCCGTCGCCTACTGGGTGACGTGCTGCGTCGGCAGCGCCAGCGCCAAGGCCGTACTCTGCGCGAAGTCTCCTCGTCCGCCCGGGTCTCGCTCGGTTATCTCTCCGAGGTGGAGCGGGGGCAGAAGGAGGCGTCCTCCGAGCTGCTCTCCGCGATTTGCGACGCGCTTGACGTACGGATGTCCGAGCTCATGCGTGAAGTGAGCGACGAGCTCTCGCTCGCAGAGCTGGCCGAGTCGGCAGCTGCCAGTGATCCGGTCCCAGCACCGGTTCGTCCCATGCTCAACTCCGTCTCCGTCTCGTCGGTCGCAGGTGTGCCGTCGGGCCGGGTGACCATCAAGGCGCCCGCGGAAGCGGTGGACGTCGTCGCCGCCTGA
- a CDS encoding helix-turn-helix domain-containing protein yields the protein MSIGNSPEDDRPSIGRALQQARIAAALTVEEVSSSTRVRIPIVHAIEQDDFSRCGGDVYARGHIRTLARAVGLDPEPLVEEYDADHGGRPAPTPAAPLFEAERIRSEPRRPNWTAAMVAAIVAVIGFVGFTFFSGEDEPSNTAQIAEGSKPDKTAAKPTATKPSDPKPVPSESAIAAAPRDKVTVKLSADRGKSWISAKDHNGRQLFDGLLLQGESKTFQDKERIDLVLGDAGAIELFVNGKQVEDRFGPGQVERLSYTKGDPEAG from the coding sequence GTGTCCATCGGCAACTCCCCCGAAGACGACCGGCCTTCGATCGGTCGTGCCCTTCAGCAGGCTCGTATCGCCGCGGCTCTGACGGTCGAGGAAGTCAGCAGCTCCACCCGGGTGCGCATCCCCATCGTGCACGCGATCGAGCAGGACGACTTCTCACGCTGCGGCGGCGACGTCTACGCCCGCGGCCACATCCGCACGCTCGCCCGTGCCGTCGGCCTCGATCCGGAACCGCTGGTCGAGGAGTACGACGCCGATCACGGCGGCCGTCCCGCACCGACCCCCGCGGCTCCGCTGTTCGAAGCGGAACGCATCCGCTCCGAACCCCGGCGGCCCAACTGGACCGCGGCCATGGTCGCGGCCATCGTCGCCGTCATCGGGTTCGTCGGCTTCACGTTCTTCAGCGGCGAGGACGAACCCTCGAACACCGCGCAGATCGCGGAGGGCTCCAAGCCCGACAAGACCGCGGCCAAGCCCACCGCCACGAAGCCCTCCGACCCCAAGCCCGTGCCCTCCGAGAGCGCCATCGCCGCCGCCCCCCGGGACAAGGTGACGGTCAAGCTCAGCGCGGACCGGGGCAAGAGCTGGATCTCGGCCAAGGATCACAACGGACGGCAGCTCTTCGACGGGCTGCTGCTCCAGGGCGAGTCCAAGACCTTCCAGGACAAGGAGCGCATCGACCTCGTCCTCGGCGACGCCGGGGCGATCGAGCTCTTCGTCAACGGCAAGCAGGTCGAGGACCGCTTCGGCCCGGGCCAGGTCGAACGGCTTTCCTACACCAAGGGCGACCCCGAGGCCGGCTGA